A stretch of the Nitratifractor salsuginis DSM 16511 genome encodes the following:
- a CDS encoding HAD-IC family P-type ATPase: protein MNDQLLGEFLLLLSLLFALSYFLAGALERVKVPGLLAALFVAMGIHYTPLGSILTQGIEGEIFTTLADLGVLFLLFFIGSQIDVKEMKRQSGEIVLATVLNTMVPFLLGMGVMLWLGYGWILAFVIGLTRMPTAEAVIVPILDEFNLLKTKVGNYIVGAGVLDDVIEVFLVAFVSIWISEKSGLVSSDTKEITDILINIAIFVAAAWFARRYVLVPLSHWTQLKVSNLVMMMILVLFLFGGFAEYADLGLVVGAIVAGILMRPVLDTAGEAGERADRATRAVAYGFFGVIFFLWVGMSVDLEGMIKAPELAILLFLAAFVGKLLGIFLMVPMKKLTVKEAWTIGIGLNARLTTEIIVAKLLLDAQLIDTQLFTALVAASSVSTIVVPLLFSVLVARWREELTASTAAAPTPKAKAATPVEAETPWHAKPIQAVLNLLQSDPKKGLTEAEARKRLALYGPNRIEAVHKEKWYWILLRQFTDVLILILLVAAAISFAIGEMGDAVTILAIVVLNGILGFVQEFKAEKAIEALQKMLSPKCKVLREGREIEIDAAQLVPGDLVLLEIGDRVPADLRLIEAVNLKIDESALTGESVSVSKDTKPVPKEAPLAERRDMAWMGTSVTNGYARGVVVATGMATEFGKIARLTSEVKQTKTPLQKKLAVLGKKLGILSVAISVLVAIVGYLFGKDLMEMFLTGVSLAVAVVPEGLPAVVTITLALGVKAMVRQHALLRRLQAAENLGSANVICTDKTGTLTQNQMTVKKIWTFAGAVEVTGSGYDPAGHFEAKGKRIDYKKRPDLLLLLKTGLICNHASLRKEEEGWKISGEPTEAALIVAAYKAWLSPGEPKVISEFSFNSERKRMTVVVEEKGQKIAYVKGAPEVLIERATHYFDGKECKPLNAKMRRAFEAAYTDLAKKGLRTLALAERVLPPDIRLDPDEVEKDLTLLGIVGIIDPPRPEVPEAIRTAQRAGIRVVMITGDAPLTALAIAKEVGLEATRAITGNELKGMEDEALKAALKEGVIFARATPQDKLRIVEVLQSEGLVTAMTGDGVNDAPALKRADIGIAMGLRGTDVAKGAADMILLDDNFASIVGAVREGRRQYDNIKKFVTYLLSSNTGEVIAIFVNILLGGPLILLPVQILWMNLVTDGMTAVALGLEPAEKGIMERPPRSVNAPFLQLRGVIMILLLGTYIGGGTLWLFHHYLTSGLPEAQAVALAQTVAFTGIIILEKMNVFNYRSLRAPMPVIGFFSNPWVLAAWTLTVSAQVAAVYVPFLQKALHTVPLKLEDWLLIFEVAVPLFVVVELYKWFEWWVMKKRGA from the coding sequence ATGAACGATCAGCTGTTGGGTGAATTTCTACTGTTACTCTCACTTCTCTTCGCTTTGAGCTATTTCCTGGCCGGAGCGTTGGAGCGGGTGAAAGTTCCGGGATTGTTGGCGGCCCTTTTCGTCGCGATGGGGATCCACTATACCCCGTTGGGGTCCATCCTCACCCAGGGGATCGAAGGGGAGATCTTCACCACACTGGCGGATCTGGGCGTACTCTTTCTCCTCTTCTTCATCGGTTCGCAGATCGATGTCAAAGAGATGAAGCGCCAGAGCGGCGAGATTGTTCTGGCAACGGTCCTCAATACGATGGTGCCCTTCCTGCTAGGGATGGGTGTGATGCTCTGGCTGGGCTACGGCTGGATCCTCGCCTTCGTGATCGGGCTGACGCGAATGCCTACAGCCGAAGCGGTGATCGTCCCGATCCTCGACGAGTTCAACCTTCTCAAGACCAAGGTGGGCAATTACATCGTCGGCGCTGGGGTGCTCGACGATGTGATCGAAGTTTTTCTCGTCGCTTTCGTCTCCATCTGGATCTCGGAAAAGAGCGGCCTGGTCAGCAGCGATACGAAAGAGATCACCGATATTCTCATCAATATCGCTATTTTCGTGGCGGCGGCCTGGTTCGCCAGGCGCTATGTGCTGGTGCCCCTTTCCCACTGGACACAGCTCAAAGTCTCCAACCTCGTTATGATGATGATCCTGGTACTCTTCCTCTTCGGAGGGTTCGCCGAGTATGCCGATCTGGGCCTGGTGGTCGGCGCCATCGTGGCGGGGATTTTGATGCGGCCGGTCCTCGATACCGCCGGGGAAGCCGGCGAGCGGGCCGATCGGGCGACCCGGGCGGTGGCTTACGGCTTTTTCGGGGTGATCTTTTTCCTCTGGGTGGGGATGAGCGTCGATCTGGAGGGGATGATCAAAGCCCCGGAGTTGGCGATCCTGCTCTTCCTGGCTGCCTTTGTAGGTAAGCTGCTGGGGATCTTCCTGATGGTGCCGATGAAGAAGCTGACGGTCAAAGAGGCATGGACGATCGGGATCGGGCTCAACGCCCGGCTCACCACGGAGATCATCGTCGCCAAACTGCTCCTCGATGCCCAGCTGATCGATACCCAGCTCTTTACAGCCCTGGTGGCCGCCTCTTCGGTCTCCACGATCGTGGTTCCGTTGCTCTTCTCGGTATTGGTGGCCAGGTGGAGAGAGGAGCTGACGGCCTCCACTGCTGCCGCCCCCACCCCGAAAGCCAAAGCCGCAACACCCGTCGAAGCGGAGACTCCCTGGCACGCCAAGCCCATTCAAGCGGTCCTCAATCTCCTGCAGAGCGATCCGAAAAAGGGGCTCACAGAGGCGGAGGCACGTAAGCGCCTTGCTCTCTACGGCCCCAACCGCATCGAGGCGGTTCACAAAGAGAAGTGGTATTGGATACTCCTGCGGCAGTTTACCGACGTGCTGATCCTCATTCTGCTGGTAGCAGCGGCGATCTCCTTTGCCATCGGGGAGATGGGGGATGCCGTCACGATCCTGGCGATCGTCGTACTCAACGGTATCCTGGGCTTCGTCCAGGAGTTCAAAGCCGAAAAGGCGATCGAAGCGCTGCAGAAGATGCTCTCTCCCAAATGCAAAGTGCTGCGGGAGGGCCGGGAGATCGAGATCGATGCCGCGCAGCTGGTGCCCGGTGATCTCGTGTTACTCGAGATCGGGGACCGGGTGCCGGCCGATCTTCGGCTGATCGAGGCGGTCAATCTCAAGATCGACGAATCGGCACTGACGGGCGAATCGGTCTCGGTCTCCAAGGATACGAAGCCGGTTCCCAAGGAAGCGCCGTTGGCCGAGCGCCGCGATATGGCGTGGATGGGGACCAGCGTGACCAATGGTTATGCCCGAGGGGTCGTCGTCGCGACGGGTATGGCGACGGAATTCGGAAAGATTGCCAGGCTCACCAGTGAAGTGAAACAGACCAAAACACCCCTGCAGAAAAAACTGGCAGTGCTCGGAAAGAAACTGGGCATTCTCTCGGTCGCCATCTCGGTGCTGGTGGCGATCGTCGGCTACCTCTTCGGCAAGGACCTGATGGAGATGTTCCTCACCGGCGTGTCGCTGGCGGTGGCGGTAGTGCCCGAGGGCTTGCCGGCGGTGGTGACGATCACCCTGGCTCTGGGCGTCAAGGCGATGGTGCGTCAGCATGCGCTGCTGCGGCGCCTGCAGGCCGCGGAAAACCTGGGCAGCGCCAACGTCATCTGCACCGACAAGACCGGGACTCTGACGCAGAATCAGATGACCGTCAAAAAGATCTGGACCTTCGCCGGAGCGGTGGAGGTCACCGGCAGCGGTTACGACCCGGCGGGCCATTTCGAAGCGAAGGGCAAACGCATCGATTATAAAAAACGCCCTGATCTGCTGCTCCTGCTCAAAACCGGACTGATCTGCAACCACGCATCGCTGCGCAAAGAAGAGGAGGGATGGAAAATCTCGGGAGAACCGACCGAAGCGGCCCTCATCGTGGCGGCCTACAAGGCGTGGCTGAGCCCCGGCGAACCCAAAGTAATCAGCGAATTCTCCTTCAACTCCGAGCGCAAACGGATGACTGTGGTCGTCGAAGAGAAGGGGCAAAAGATCGCCTACGTCAAAGGGGCCCCCGAAGTGCTGATCGAGCGGGCCACCCACTATTTCGACGGCAAAGAGTGCAAGCCGCTGAATGCGAAGATGCGCCGGGCCTTCGAGGCAGCCTACACCGACCTGGCCAAAAAGGGGCTGCGGACCCTGGCCTTGGCCGAACGGGTGCTGCCGCCCGACATTAGGCTCGATCCCGACGAGGTGGAGAAGGATCTGACCCTGCTGGGGATTGTGGGCATCATCGACCCGCCCCGTCCCGAAGTCCCCGAAGCGATCCGAACGGCGCAGCGCGCCGGCATCCGGGTCGTGATGATCACGGGCGACGCGCCGCTGACGGCCCTGGCGATCGCCAAAGAGGTGGGATTGGAGGCGACACGCGCCATCACGGGCAACGAACTCAAGGGAATGGAGGATGAAGCCCTCAAAGCCGCCCTCAAAGAGGGGGTCATCTTCGCCCGCGCGACCCCCCAGGACAAGCTGCGCATCGTCGAAGTGCTCCAGAGCGAGGGGCTGGTGACGGCAATGACGGGCGACGGGGTCAACGACGCCCCGGCGCTCAAACGGGCCGATATCGGCATCGCGATGGGATTGCGCGGCACCGATGTGGCCAAAGGGGCGGCCGATATGATCCTGCTGGACGACAACTTCGCTTCGATCGTGGGTGCCGTGCGGGAAGGGCGCCGCCAATACGACAACATCAAGAAATTCGTCACCTATCTGCTCTCCTCCAATACCGGAGAAGTGATTGCCATTTTCGTCAATATCCTCCTGGGCGGCCCGCTGATCCTGCTGCCGGTGCAGATTTTGTGGATGAATCTGGTCACCGACGGCATGACGGCGGTCGCGCTGGGGCTCGAACCGGCCGAAAAGGGGATTATGGAGCGGCCGCCCCGGTCGGTGAACGCTCCCTTCCTGCAGTTGCGGGGTGTGATCATGATCCTCCTGCTGGGAACCTATATCGGCGGCGGGACCCTCTGGCTCTTCCACCACTATCTGACATCGGGCCTTCCCGAGGCCCAGGCGGTCGCGTTGGCGCAGACAGTCGCCTTCACGGGGATCATCATCCTGGAGAAGATGAACGTCTTCAACTACCGCAGCC